A DNA window from candidate division WOR-3 bacterium contains the following coding sequences:
- the zupT gene encoding zinc transporter ZupT has translation MGTALLLSTLAGLATTFGSLLGLAVRRPGPRFMAFVLGFSAGVMVLVSFIELLPAGIESLGLLLAVAVFLGAMLLMFLIDVAVPHDYIAEHHVAERKGRSPDLLRTGVFIALGIGIHNFPEGMAAFVGTLRDVGLGVSLAVAVGLHNIPEGLAVSLPIYAATGSRRRAFLWSFLSGVAEPLGALVAALLIGPVLSPALLGWMLAAVAGVMVFISLDELVPVASSYGHEHLSIVGVIFGMAAMAFSLWLLK, from the coding sequence ATCGGCACGGCGCTCTTGCTTTCGACGCTGGCCGGCCTGGCAACTACTTTCGGCAGCCTGCTGGGTCTGGCGGTGCGCCGGCCCGGGCCGCGGTTCATGGCGTTCGTCCTGGGTTTCTCGGCCGGGGTGATGGTCCTGGTGTCATTCATCGAGCTGCTCCCGGCCGGGATTGAATCCCTGGGACTGCTGCTCGCGGTCGCGGTCTTCCTCGGCGCGATGCTGCTGATGTTCCTGATTGACGTGGCGGTGCCGCACGATTACATCGCCGAGCATCACGTCGCGGAGCGCAAGGGCAGGTCCCCGGACCTGCTGCGCACCGGGGTGTTCATCGCCCTGGGGATCGGAATCCACAACTTCCCGGAAGGGATGGCGGCATTCGTGGGAACGCTGCGTGACGTCGGGTTGGGAGTATCGCTCGCGGTCGCGGTCGGGCTGCACAACATCCCGGAAGGGCTGGCGGTGTCGCTGCCGATCTACGCGGCAACCGGCTCCCGGCGCCGGGCATTCCTCTGGTCGTTTCTGTCCGGCGTGGCCGAGCCGCTGGGTGCCCTGGTAGCCGCACTCCTCATCGGCCCGGTGCTGAGCCCGGCCCTGCTGGGCTGGATGCTGGCTGCCGTCGCCGGGGTCATGGTCTTCATCTCGCTCGACGAGCTGGTGCCGGTGGCGTCATCGTACGGACACGAGCACCTGAGCATCGTCGGGGTCATCTTCGGGATGGCGGCGATGGCCTTCAGCCTCTGGCTGCTGAAATAG